One genomic region from Tachysurus vachellii isolate PV-2020 chromosome 22, HZAU_Pvac_v1, whole genome shotgun sequence encodes:
- the igfbp6a gene encoding insulin-like growth factor-binding protein 6a produces the protein MASLRDLLMLLITVQLHLSSTSSLGVKKSSSSGKRQGAASQSLDEGTSVLALGEACGVYTLTCGRGLRCLPPEGDQSPLQSLLQGKGVCRSIKVSIQRTTTTGSNPPVTESLEKGPCRRLLMSLLQKLELTVIQTDRDIYIPNCDKNGYFKRKQCLSSRGMQRGQCWCVDEKGNKLSSRGRDGAVTCSA, from the exons ATGGCATCTTTGCGTGATCTCCTGATGCTCCTGATCACAGTGCAGCTCCACCTGTCCAGCACTTCCTCCCTTGGCGTCAAGAAGAGCAGCAGCTCGGGGAAGCGTCAGGGGGCTGCATCTCAATCCCTAGACGAGGGCACTTCGGTGCTGGCACTAGGGGAAGCCTGCGGAGTGTACACTCTGACTTGCGGACGTGGCCTTCGCTGCTTGCCTCCAGAGGGAGACCAAAGCCCTCTGCAGTCTCTGCTTCAGGGGAAAGGAGTGTGCAGGAGCATCAAGGTCAGCATCCAGAGGACCACCACCACAG GCTCTAATCCTCCAGTTACTGAAAGCTTGGAGAAg GGACCTTGTCGAAGACTGCTGATGTCACTGCTCCAGAAGCTCGAGCTCACCGTCATCCAGACTGATCGAGACATTTACATCCCCAACTGTGACAAGAACGGATACTTCAAGAGgaaacag TGTTTATCGTCTCGTGGGATGCAGCGTGGTCAGTGCTGGTGCGTTGACGAGAAAGGGAACAAACTGTCGTCCCGAGGCAGAGACGGTGCCGTGACCTGCAGCGCCTga